Proteins from one Cellulosilyticum lentocellum DSM 5427 genomic window:
- a CDS encoding carbohydrate ABC transporter permease: MKKNNLHVNEDSSIQITKTSNVIWHIVFVILSIICIYPMLLVFMVTITDETTIALEGYKLLPSKYSMAAVNYIFTNGKAILNAYGVSIFCTVFGGLLGVAIMALYAYPLARDDFKYRRIFNLIAVITMLFSGGLVPTYMVFVKVLHLKDTIGALVLMNLFSAFNVMIIRTYYRTSISKSLIEAAQIDGAGEFKTYFKIVMPLSKPVIATMLMMVMLVYWNDWYGPLLYIDSEKLYNLQYLIYQLESKIANLAKMAGNPELVKNVPSETARMAMAIVAIGPIVLAYPFFQRYFEKGITLGATKE, from the coding sequence ATGAAGAAAAATAATTTACATGTTAATGAAGATTCAAGTATTCAGATAACAAAAACAAGTAATGTAATTTGGCATATCGTCTTTGTTATTCTGTCCATTATTTGTATTTATCCAATGCTACTTGTTTTCATGGTTACCATTACAGATGAAACAACTATTGCTTTAGAAGGATATAAGCTTTTACCAAGTAAATATAGTATGGCAGCGGTTAACTATATTTTTACCAATGGTAAAGCAATCTTAAATGCTTATGGTGTTTCAATCTTTTGTACTGTATTTGGAGGTCTCTTAGGCGTAGCCATTATGGCGCTTTATGCTTATCCACTTGCAAGAGATGATTTTAAATACCGTCGTATATTCAACTTGATTGCAGTTATTACGATGTTATTCTCTGGTGGACTTGTTCCTACTTATATGGTGTTTGTAAAAGTTCTTCACTTAAAAGATACAATAGGGGCTTTAGTCTTAATGAATCTATTTAGTGCTTTTAACGTTATGATTATTCGTACGTATTATCGTACAAGTATTTCTAAATCGTTGATTGAAGCAGCTCAAATTGATGGAGCCGGTGAATTTAAGACCTATTTTAAAATTGTTATGCCACTGTCAAAACCAGTTATTGCAACCATGCTTATGATGGTCATGTTGGTTTATTGGAATGACTGGTATGGCCCATTACTTTACATTGATAGTGAAAAGCTATATAACTTACAATACTTAATTTACCAACTCGAGTCTAAGATTGCTAACTTAGCTAAGATGGCTGGTAATCCAGAGCTTGTTAAAAATGTACCATCTGAAACGGCACGTATGGCTATGGCTATTGTTGCTATTGGACCTATTGTTCTTGCTTATCCATTCTTCCAACGTTACTTTGAAAAAGGTATTACTTTGGGAGCAACTAAAGAGTAG
- a CDS encoding ABC transporter substrate-binding protein, which produces MKLLKKTLTVFVGTACVLSMALTGCQNGGETVASTEPSASASTEASDTPAATEEALAPVELTWYFVGNQQQEDTALVEEAVNKYIAENTKLNCTIKLQCYDWGTYNDRITQMIAAGETFDICFTANWSNNYYTQSAKGAFVPLNDLMDKYAPKTKEILGEDFLSGSRINGVNYAIPANKEKAHSWGLLVRKDIVEKYNMDLSGVKTLADMEPFFQIIKEKEPNMYALEGTPNESAMRILDFDIVNNDTTPGAVYNDDNSKVFDQLEQPETLEHFKLMNSFMQKGYIREDAASVTDYNADQKAGKIFCAVRSLKPTKAEEESNSQGQSYMQIELTSPIISNRETTGSMQAISATSKNPERAMMFLELFNTDPVVNNLINFGIEGTHYTKISDNQIKGTENQAKYNPGLGWAFGNQLINYLTELDPTDKWDQFEAFNAAGVKTQSLGFVFDPAPVTTQIAQCTNVWNEFVPGLQVGSSNPDEALPKAVEAFNAAGMQDILAEMQKQMDAFNAAK; this is translated from the coding sequence ATGAAATTATTAAAGAAAACTCTTACAGTATTTGTAGGAACAGCATGTGTACTTAGTATGGCATTAACAGGTTGTCAAAATGGTGGGGAAACAGTTGCATCAACAGAACCATCTGCAAGCGCATCAACAGAAGCTAGTGATACGCCAGCTGCAACAGAAGAAGCTTTAGCACCAGTTGAACTTACATGGTACTTCGTAGGTAACCAACAACAAGAAGACACAGCACTTGTTGAAGAAGCAGTTAATAAATACATTGCTGAGAATACAAAACTTAACTGTACAATCAAACTTCAATGCTACGATTGGGGAACATATAACGACAGAATCACACAAATGATTGCTGCTGGTGAAACATTTGACATTTGCTTTACAGCAAACTGGTCAAATAACTACTATACACAATCTGCTAAAGGTGCATTTGTACCACTTAATGATTTAATGGATAAATACGCTCCAAAAACAAAAGAAATTTTAGGAGAGGACTTCTTAAGTGGTTCTCGTATCAATGGCGTGAACTATGCTATTCCTGCTAACAAAGAAAAAGCTCACTCTTGGGGTCTTTTAGTTCGTAAGGATATTGTTGAAAAATACAATATGGATTTATCAGGAGTTAAAACACTTGCTGATATGGAACCATTTTTCCAAATCATTAAAGAAAAAGAACCAAATATGTATGCTTTAGAAGGTACACCAAATGAATCTGCAATGAGAATATTAGACTTTGATATCGTTAATAATGATACAACACCAGGTGCTGTATACAATGATGATAATAGCAAAGTATTTGACCAATTAGAGCAACCAGAAACACTTGAACACTTCAAATTAATGAATAGCTTTATGCAAAAAGGATACATCCGTGAAGATGCTGCATCTGTAACAGACTACAATGCAGACCAAAAAGCTGGTAAAATCTTCTGTGCTGTTCGTTCTTTAAAACCAACAAAAGCTGAAGAAGAATCAAATTCTCAAGGTCAATCATATATGCAAATTGAATTAACATCACCTATTATTTCTAACCGTGAAACAACAGGTTCAATGCAAGCTATTTCTGCAACATCTAAAAATCCAGAAAGAGCTATGATGTTCTTAGAATTATTCAACACAGATCCAGTAGTTAACAACTTAATTAACTTTGGTATCGAAGGTACTCACTATACAAAAATTAGTGATAACCAAATTAAAGGTACTGAAAACCAAGCTAAATACAATCCAGGTCTAGGTTGGGCATTTGGTAACCAATTAATTAACTACTTAACAGAGTTAGATCCTACAGACAAATGGGATCAATTTGAAGCATTTAATGCTGCAGGTGTAAAAACACAATCTCTTGGATTCGTGTTTGATCCAGCTCCTGTAACAACACAAATTGCTCAATGTACAAACGTATGGAATGAATTTGTACCTGGTCTTCAAGTAGGTTCTTCAAATCCAGACGAAGCATTACCAAAAGCTGTTGAAGCATTCAATGCTGCTGGTATGCAAGATATCTTAGCTGAAATGCAAAAACAAATGGATGCATTTAACGCTGCAAAATAG
- a CDS encoding YabP/YqfC family sporulation protein, translated as MIKPNKKNKLTKINLREQVAKGLDIPTEVMSNVPVIKLSGNKEISIENFISLVEYTPQKVRLNTRCGLLIIDGVALEAKSMTAERMLIKGTILQVAFAI; from the coding sequence ATGATAAAACCAAACAAGAAAAATAAGTTAACAAAAATCAATCTGCGGGAGCAAGTAGCCAAAGGATTGGATATTCCAACAGAGGTCATGAGCAATGTACCAGTGATTAAACTAAGTGGTAATAAGGAAATAAGTATAGAGAACTTTATAAGTCTTGTAGAATATACACCTCAAAAAGTACGATTAAATACGAGATGTGGTTTACTCATTATAGATGGTGTGGCGCTTGAAGCGAAAAGCATGACGGCAGAACGTATGCTGATTAAAGGGACTATTTTACAAGTAGCTTTTGCAATATAA
- the yqfD gene encoding sporulation protein YqfD yields MFVSLWHYLKGYVIVEVSGYMIEKFLNLALHHHIPMWDVVQKENKVCFKTPIEAFKCMKPDLKKAHCRAKIVGKKGFPFIAHRYKKRRFFVAGIVVFIAMLWLLSSFVWLVEVEGTERINSLDIIKSLEKKGYETGKLKSKMNLREAETYLLQQYPDIVWTGITYEGTRMMVRVAESVPKPEMSEMNEKPKMLIAKRDALVTYIAVEKGKPLIKAGDIVKKGELLVAGEMPRGEEDDSLYYTAAKAHIKGKTTYTASGTIQFQQEKKQYLNESSKKWTLKLFNKAFQLYASKPPQGNFDKQITLHQLRITKMFPLPFAIEVENRVAYKPMVYTLSEEDAKDRLLCELWEQIEGSLGVEAQILKREAFFKKTGDAITGTLHVIAEEDIGYRLDLDQGASQQIKEKTDYEQN; encoded by the coding sequence TTGTTTGTATCATTATGGCATTATTTAAAAGGGTATGTTATAGTAGAAGTAAGTGGCTATATGATAGAAAAATTTCTTAATCTTGCACTTCATCATCATATTCCTATGTGGGATGTGGTGCAAAAGGAAAATAAGGTTTGCTTTAAGACCCCTATTGAAGCTTTTAAATGCATGAAGCCGGATCTTAAAAAGGCCCACTGCAGAGCTAAAATAGTGGGTAAGAAGGGTTTTCCTTTTATAGCACATCGTTATAAAAAGCGCCGTTTTTTTGTGGCAGGTATTGTTGTTTTTATAGCCATGTTATGGTTACTGTCTTCTTTTGTTTGGTTAGTAGAAGTAGAGGGAACAGAACGTATTAATAGTCTAGATATTATTAAATCTTTAGAAAAGAAAGGGTATGAAACAGGCAAGCTGAAAAGTAAAATGAATTTACGAGAGGCAGAAACCTATTTATTACAACAATACCCTGATATTGTTTGGACAGGCATCACTTATGAAGGTACTAGGATGATGGTACGTGTCGCTGAAAGTGTTCCTAAGCCAGAAATGAGTGAGATGAATGAAAAACCTAAGATGCTTATTGCAAAAAGAGATGCACTTGTTACATATATAGCAGTAGAAAAAGGAAAGCCTCTTATAAAAGCTGGAGACATAGTAAAAAAAGGAGAACTTTTGGTTGCAGGAGAGATGCCTAGAGGAGAAGAAGATGATTCGCTTTACTATACAGCTGCTAAAGCACATATTAAAGGAAAAACCACGTATACAGCTAGCGGTACAATTCAGTTCCAACAAGAAAAGAAACAATATCTTAATGAAAGTAGTAAAAAGTGGACACTTAAACTTTTTAACAAAGCCTTTCAGCTCTATGCTTCAAAACCACCTCAAGGTAATTTTGATAAACAAATTACCTTGCACCAATTAAGAATAACAAAAATGTTTCCATTACCCTTTGCTATAGAGGTCGAAAATAGAGTGGCTTATAAGCCTATGGTATATACATTAAGTGAAGAAGATGCTAAAGACCGGTTACTTTGTGAACTATGGGAGCAAATAGAAGGTAGTTTAGGAGTTGAAGCACAAATTCTTAAAAGAGAAGCATTTTTTAAGAAAACTGGAGATGCTATTACTGGAACGCTTCATGTGATAGCAGAAGAAGATATCGGTTATCGCTTGGATTTAGACCAAGGAGCAAGTCAGCAAATAAAGGAGAAAACAGATTATGAGCAAAATTGA
- a CDS encoding PhoH family protein, whose amino-acid sequence MSKIEKELEVPAYDIGAVFGQFDENLILIEKTLRVSIILRNDKIKVGGTPKQVDTAITVLNQLFQVAKKNEEIDAQRVKYILDSLDKYQEEQLNELSQEAVILTHLGKPIKCKTVGQSEYIKKIKKNTVVFGIGPAGTGKTYLAMAMAVNAFRKNEVSKIILTRPAIEAGEKLGFLPGDLQSKVDPYLRPLYDALFEIMGPENFEKNMEKGLIEVAPLAYMRGRTLNNAFIVLDEAQNTTSPQMKMFLTRIGFNSKVVVTGDLTQVDLPSEKMSGLKVAMKILEGVEGIGFSYLSKNDVVRHPIVQRIVEAYDAFENKVEKE is encoded by the coding sequence ATGAGCAAAATTGAAAAAGAACTTGAAGTACCAGCTTATGATATAGGTGCTGTATTTGGTCAATTTGATGAAAACCTTATACTTATTGAAAAAACTTTACGTGTTAGTATTATCTTGAGAAATGACAAGATTAAAGTAGGAGGAACGCCTAAGCAGGTAGATACAGCTATAACGGTACTTAATCAACTTTTTCAAGTAGCAAAGAAGAATGAAGAAATTGATGCCCAACGCGTTAAATATATATTAGATTCGTTAGATAAGTATCAAGAGGAGCAATTAAATGAACTGAGTCAAGAAGCTGTTATTTTAACGCATTTAGGAAAACCTATTAAATGTAAAACAGTAGGTCAAAGTGAGTATATTAAAAAGATTAAAAAGAATACAGTTGTATTTGGTATTGGACCGGCAGGAACCGGTAAAACTTACTTAGCAATGGCTATGGCAGTTAATGCTTTCCGTAAAAATGAAGTGAGCAAGATTATTTTAACAAGGCCAGCTATTGAAGCCGGTGAAAAGCTAGGATTTTTACCTGGTGATTTGCAAAGCAAGGTAGATCCTTACCTTCGTCCTTTATATGATGCTTTATTTGAAATTATGGGACCCGAGAATTTCGAAAAAAATATGGAAAAGGGATTAATAGAAGTAGCACCTTTAGCGTATATGAGAGGGCGTACACTTAATAATGCCTTTATTGTATTAGATGAAGCACAAAATACGACCTCGCCTCAGATGAAGATGTTTTTAACCCGCATAGGATTTAATTCGAAAGTAGTTGTCACGGGTGATTTAACTCAAGTAGATTTACCGAGCGAAAAAATGAGTGGATTAAAGGTAGCAATGAAGATTTTAGAAGGCGTAGAAGGGATAGGTTTTTCTTATCTTAGCAAAAATGATGTGGTAAGACATCCGATTGTACAACGCATAGTGGAAGCTTATGATGCCTTTGAAAATAAAGTAGAAAAAGAATAG
- a CDS encoding HD family phosphohydrolase — translation MKKRRYGWAIFLALALIITFFSVISGNFFTKKVSLQIGEIAKETVYAPFQVENEVATNRLRTLAAAGVEPVYKKDSTVQEKAIGNIEKLFEAVTAIQTSDVATTLGKTEVEVLSGRSPIGLYNEQYETLLSASTDELTYVKDACISIASDIFTTGISSEESNKTVEVRSAIDNTDLSVTMKKIAQDIINDVLAPNVVEDEVATNEQKKIKSDKVDPVYVLAQEKIVEKGSKVTEEIYQLLEKVGYLDTDKTTKYKQYSGILILMLLMSYLSFKFMKTGYNLKVKDQRQLSLVLILYTLAILVTRGMVGLSFVYLPLSVPCMIIAFAVGPIAAAFVQILIIIFSTTIFKGDILFVLYFIISGIASILIVTRMEERTKTVMSGLYVGIIQCFTFLGLKLFVGSELNISVISQGLVAFIMGMISVVTVVGALPAFESLFGFTTPMQLLEMTNPNQPILKRLLLEATGTYYHSLLVANLAESAAATINANPLMARVGGYYHDIGKLTCSKYFKENQGANNPHDYMTPEESYNIILSHVTEGLKLAEEYHLPQYIKDMICQHHGTSTMQYFYIKAQQESDGEVSEKAFQYHGPKPKTKEAALVMLADVVEATIRSMQDKLGKELTIESVVRKMVKQKLDEGQLDECELYISDIDKIIDSFTKMLTGMYHQRIAYPERNEK, via the coding sequence ATGAAAAAAAGGAGATATGGATGGGCAATTTTTTTAGCACTAGCTTTAATCATTACATTCTTTTCAGTTATTTCGGGTAATTTCTTTACGAAGAAAGTATCCTTACAGATTGGGGAGATTGCAAAGGAAACAGTCTATGCACCTTTTCAAGTGGAAAATGAAGTGGCCACTAATCGTCTGCGTACCCTAGCAGCTGCAGGAGTGGAACCTGTTTATAAAAAAGATAGTACTGTACAAGAAAAAGCCATTGGTAATATTGAAAAATTATTTGAGGCTGTAACAGCTATTCAAACTTCGGATGTGGCAACTACTTTAGGAAAAACAGAGGTAGAAGTCCTAAGTGGACGTTCACCTATTGGTCTATATAATGAACAATATGAAACCCTACTCAGCGCGTCTACAGATGAACTAACTTATGTGAAAGATGCCTGTATTAGTATTGCAAGTGATATTTTTACAACAGGTATTTCTAGCGAAGAGAGCAATAAAACAGTCGAGGTACGAAGTGCCATAGATAACACAGATTTAAGTGTGACTATGAAAAAAATTGCACAGGACATTATTAATGATGTTTTAGCTCCTAATGTTGTAGAAGATGAAGTGGCTACTAATGAGCAGAAAAAGATAAAAAGTGATAAGGTAGATCCTGTTTATGTATTAGCTCAAGAAAAGATTGTTGAGAAAGGCTCAAAGGTAACAGAAGAAATCTATCAGTTATTAGAAAAAGTAGGTTATTTAGATACAGATAAAACAACTAAATATAAGCAATATAGCGGCATTTTAATTTTAATGCTTTTGATGAGTTATTTAAGTTTTAAATTTATGAAAACGGGATATAACCTTAAAGTGAAAGACCAAAGACAGTTAAGCCTAGTACTCATTTTATATACTTTAGCCATTTTAGTAACGCGCGGGATGGTGGGTCTATCCTTTGTCTATCTTCCTTTAAGTGTACCTTGTATGATTATTGCGTTTGCTGTGGGACCTATTGCTGCTGCTTTTGTGCAAATACTGATTATTATTTTTTCAACCACTATCTTCAAAGGTGATATTTTATTTGTTTTATATTTTATCATTTCCGGAATTGCTAGCATTTTAATTGTAACGCGTATGGAAGAGCGGACTAAGACTGTCATGAGTGGCTTATATGTAGGAATTATCCAATGCTTTACTTTTTTAGGCCTTAAGCTTTTCGTTGGTTCAGAGTTAAATATATCAGTTATCTCACAAGGATTGGTTGCTTTTATTATGGGAATGATTTCTGTAGTGACAGTAGTAGGTGCTCTTCCTGCTTTTGAATCTTTATTTGGATTTACAACACCGATGCAGCTTTTAGAAATGACAAATCCTAATCAACCTATTTTAAAGCGTCTCTTATTAGAAGCTACAGGAACTTATTATCATAGCTTATTGGTTGCTAACCTAGCTGAGAGTGCGGCAGCAACCATTAATGCTAATCCACTTATGGCAAGAGTAGGAGGCTATTATCACGATATTGGTAAACTTACCTGTAGTAAGTATTTTAAAGAAAATCAAGGTGCCAATAATCCTCATGACTACATGACGCCAGAGGAGAGTTACAACATTATTCTTTCTCATGTCACTGAAGGTCTAAAGTTAGCAGAGGAATATCATTTACCTCAGTATATTAAAGATATGATTTGTCAGCATCATGGGACAAGCACTATGCAGTATTTCTATATTAAAGCCCAACAAGAAAGCGATGGTGAAGTGTCAGAAAAGGCTTTTCAGTATCATGGTCCAAAACCCAAAACGAAAGAAGCTGCCCTTGTTATGTTAGCTGATGTAGTAGAAGCAACTATAAGATCAATGCAGGATAAATTAGGTAAAGAATTAACCATTGAATCGGTGGTTAGAAAAATGGTGAAGCAAAAATTAGATGAAGGACAGTTAGATGAATGTGAATTATACATATCTGATATCGATAAAATTATAGATTCCTTTACAAAAATGCTAACAGGTATGTATCATCAACGTATTGCTTATCCAGAAAGGAATGAAAAGTAA
- the ybeY gene encoding rRNA maturation RNase YbeY, translated as MKSKVTLYLEDEVDFFKEQHELLEQVKAVINQCLDEEDVPYEVEVSLTVVDLDAIHEINKEHREIDRPTDVLSFPQIDTEYIGHINWDTLDTASCVNYDTEEVILGDIILCADKAKEQANNYGHSLTREVCFLVAHSMFHLLGYDHMTEEDEKTMVRKQESVLQCLSILR; from the coding sequence ATGAAAAGTAAAGTGACACTCTATTTAGAAGATGAAGTTGATTTTTTTAAAGAACAACATGAATTATTAGAACAAGTAAAAGCTGTTATTAATCAATGCTTGGATGAGGAGGATGTTCCTTATGAAGTAGAAGTAAGTTTGACGGTAGTTGACTTAGATGCCATTCATGAAATTAATAAAGAACATAGGGAGATAGATCGTCCAACAGATGTACTTTCCTTTCCGCAAATAGATACAGAATATATTGGGCATATTAATTGGGATACCCTTGATACTGCTAGTTGCGTCAATTATGATACAGAAGAAGTGATCCTAGGAGATATTATTTTATGTGCGGATAAAGCTAAAGAACAGGCAAATAATTATGGGCACTCTTTGACGAGAGAAGTCTGTTTTTTGGTAGCTCATAGTATGTTTCATCTTTTAGGATATGACCATATGACAGAAGAAGATGAAAAAACTATGGTCAGGAAGCAGGAAAGTGTGTTACAATGTCTTTCCATATTAAGATAG
- a CDS encoding cytidine deaminase translates to MKQYKELLVKAHEAQEQAYVPYSKFKVGAAVLMKSGKIYTGCNIENASFGATNCAERTAIFKAVSEGEHEIAAIAIVGSHNEFTYPCGICRQVIAEFMSEGDFIFENAEGEMKVIPFAEMFPYTFTKVDLLKEE, encoded by the coding sequence ATGAAACAATATAAAGAGTTACTAGTAAAAGCACATGAGGCACAAGAACAAGCTTATGTACCTTACTCAAAATTCAAAGTAGGTGCAGCTGTTCTGATGAAAAGTGGTAAAATTTACACAGGCTGCAATATAGAAAATGCTTCATTTGGTGCAACTAACTGTGCTGAGAGGACAGCTATTTTTAAAGCTGTATCAGAAGGCGAACATGAAATTGCAGCTATTGCCATTGTAGGAAGTCACAATGAGTTTACTTATCCTTGTGGTATTTGTAGACAAGTCATTGCTGAGTTTATGAGTGAGGGAGATTTTATTTTTGAAAATGCAGAAGGTGAAATGAAAGTTATTCCATTTGCGGAAATGTTCCCTTATACGTTTACAAAAGTAGATTTATTAAAAGAAGAGTAG
- the era gene encoding GTPase Era: MKEPFKSGFVSIIGRPNVGKSTLMNKLIGEKVAIMSNKPQTTRNRIQTVLTTKHYQAVFIDTPGIHTPKNKLGEFMVKSAMTTLNEVDAIFYLVEAEPFIGKTDQEIIERLKGIQTPVFLCINKIDSVPRETVLKTIETYREAYDFKEIIPISAYENTNVDAILKCMPAYLPEGPQFFPSDMLTDQPERQIVAEMIREKALHLLDKEIPHGIAIEIETMRKREEGDIVDIEATIVCERDSHKRIIIGKQGQMIKAIGSKARYDMERLLGSKIYLTLWVKVKKNWRDSDFLIKNYGYDKRDLM; the protein is encoded by the coding sequence ATGAAAGAACCATTTAAGTCAGGCTTTGTTTCTATTATTGGTAGACCTAATGTAGGAAAATCAACCCTTATGAACAAGCTGATTGGCGAGAAAGTTGCCATTATGTCAAATAAGCCACAAACGACACGTAACCGTATTCAAACTGTTTTAACAACTAAGCATTATCAAGCTGTTTTTATTGATACTCCAGGTATTCATACACCTAAAAATAAGCTAGGTGAATTTATGGTAAAATCAGCTATGACTACCTTAAACGAAGTAGATGCTATTTTTTATCTAGTAGAAGCAGAGCCATTTATAGGAAAGACGGATCAAGAGATTATCGAACGCTTAAAAGGCATTCAAACACCTGTTTTCCTATGTATTAATAAAATTGATAGTGTTCCTAGAGAAACAGTTCTTAAAACCATTGAAACATACCGTGAGGCCTATGACTTTAAAGAGATTATTCCAATCTCAGCATATGAAAATACCAATGTAGATGCTATTTTAAAATGTATGCCAGCTTATTTACCAGAAGGACCACAGTTCTTCCCAAGTGATATGCTGACTGACCAACCTGAGCGTCAAATTGTAGCAGAAATGATTAGAGAAAAAGCCCTTCATCTATTAGATAAGGAAATTCCACATGGTATTGCCATAGAGATTGAAACCATGAGAAAAAGGGAAGAAGGAGACATTGTAGATATAGAGGCTACTATTGTTTGTGAAAGAGATTCTCATAAACGAATTATTATAGGTAAACAAGGACAAATGATTAAAGCTATTGGCTCTAAAGCGCGTTATGATATGGAACGTCTATTAGGCTCGAAAATTTATTTAACGCTTTGGGTAAAAGTGAAAAAGAATTGGCGTGATAGTGATTTTCTTATTAAAAACTATGGATATGATAAAAGAGATTTAATGTAA
- a CDS encoding YqzL family protein — translation MLQEFWSYFMTTGNIDAYMNYKAYEREYHSHIGTQGLPKETHEVG, via the coding sequence ATGTTACAAGAATTTTGGAGTTATTTTATGACAACAGGTAATATTGATGCGTATATGAATTACAAAGCATATGAAAGAGAGTATCATAGTCATATTGGCACCCAAGGGCTGCCTAAAGAAACACATGAGGTAGGATGA
- the recO gene encoding DNA repair protein RecO, with protein MMVRTKALVIKEYIVGESDKYITLFTKDLGRIQAIAPKAKKSDKGFASATQLFVYGDFMLTSYKDTYRLVSVDLIEMFHNIRNDLSALSYASYMMEFIYYVTEPGLSQSELLKLTLVTLQALSKSEADYKRIRRVFEIRALGLLGFMPQLFACVDCGLAIDEKAEAHYYFSAEAGGLVCKGCKGTYEDGVSLSYSTLYTLQYILTVSLKQLYHFQISEEVQKELDAVGNHYVPYYVDKPFKTLDFIERLEKL; from the coding sequence ATGATGGTAAGAACAAAAGCATTAGTCATTAAAGAATACATTGTGGGAGAGAGTGATAAATATATCACTCTCTTTACAAAAGATTTAGGACGCATTCAAGCTATTGCGCCTAAAGCTAAAAAATCAGATAAAGGATTTGCTTCGGCAACTCAATTATTTGTTTATGGAGATTTTATGCTGACTTCTTATAAAGATACATATCGTTTAGTATCAGTAGATCTGATAGAGATGTTTCATAATATTAGAAACGATTTATCTGCTTTAAGCTATGCGAGTTATATGATGGAATTTATTTATTATGTGACCGAACCAGGCTTATCACAAAGTGAATTATTGAAGCTCACACTAGTGACCTTGCAAGCTTTAAGTAAATCAGAGGCAGACTACAAACGGATTAGGCGAGTATTTGAAATAAGAGCTCTAGGCTTGTTAGGTTTTATGCCTCAGCTTTTTGCTTGTGTAGATTGTGGTTTGGCAATAGATGAAAAAGCGGAAGCACATTATTATTTTTCAGCAGAAGCGGGGGGACTTGTTTGCAAAGGGTGTAAAGGAACTTATGAGGATGGAGTTTCTTTAAGTTATAGTACATTATATACCCTGCAATATATCTTAACCGTCTCTTTAAAGCAGCTTTATCATTTTCAAATCAGTGAAGAAGTACAAAAAGAGTTAGATGCTGTAGGTAATCACTATGTACCGTATTATGTTGATAAGCCTTTTAAAACGCTTGATTTTATTGAGAGATTAGAAAAATTATAG